A region from the Corallococcus caeni genome encodes:
- the guaA gene encoding glutamine-hydrolyzing GMP synthase, giving the protein MDLHSEKILILDFGSQYTQLIARRVRELGVYCEIHRPDLPAADIRQFAPKGIILSGGPASVEAPGSPRCDPYVFEAGVPVLGICYGLQLISKLLGGRIDRGAHREFGSAAVEVLTARGPFAEFHPGDQVQVWMSHGDRVDVLPPGFEAIGRSGNSPFAAAAHATKPWYGLQFHPEVVHTPQGKAMLRAFLFNDCKVTGSWTMKGFIDEAVETIRKQVGDEGRVICGLSGGVDSSVAALLLHRAIGPRLQCIFVDNGVLRQGERAQVEALFVDRFHVPLKTVDARERFLSKLAGVTDPEQKRKIIGREFIAVFEEASRDVQDAGFLAQGTLYPDVIESVSWKGPSVTIKSHHNVGGLPETMKLKLVEPLRELFKDEVRALGRELGLPDEMVSRQPFPGPGLAIRVLGEVNEKRLDLVRRADAIVQEEVHKAGLYKEVWQAFAVLLPVQSVGVMGDERTYESTCVLRAVTSVDGMTADWARIPYPILEKISSRITNEVRGINRVVYDISSKPPATIEWE; this is encoded by the coding sequence GTGGACCTGCACTCCGAGAAGATCCTGATCCTTGATTTCGGGAGCCAGTACACCCAGCTCATCGCCCGCAGGGTGCGCGAGCTGGGCGTCTACTGCGAGATCCACCGCCCGGACCTCCCCGCCGCCGACATCCGCCAGTTCGCGCCGAAGGGCATCATCCTCTCCGGCGGGCCGGCGTCCGTGGAAGCGCCCGGCTCCCCGCGCTGCGACCCCTACGTCTTCGAGGCCGGCGTCCCCGTCCTGGGCATCTGCTACGGCCTCCAGCTCATCTCCAAGCTGCTGGGCGGCCGCATCGACCGGGGAGCCCACCGCGAGTTCGGCAGCGCGGCGGTGGAGGTCCTCACCGCGCGCGGCCCCTTCGCGGAGTTCCACCCGGGCGACCAGGTGCAGGTGTGGATGAGCCACGGCGACCGGGTGGACGTGCTGCCGCCCGGCTTCGAGGCCATCGGCCGCAGCGGCAACTCGCCCTTCGCGGCGGCCGCGCACGCGACGAAGCCCTGGTACGGCCTCCAGTTCCACCCGGAGGTGGTCCACACGCCGCAGGGCAAGGCCATGCTGCGCGCCTTCCTCTTCAACGACTGCAAGGTCACCGGCTCCTGGACGATGAAGGGCTTCATCGACGAGGCGGTGGAGACCATCCGCAAGCAGGTGGGTGACGAGGGCCGCGTCATCTGCGGGTTGTCCGGCGGCGTGGACAGCTCCGTGGCGGCGCTGCTCCTGCACCGGGCCATCGGCCCCCGGCTCCAGTGCATCTTCGTGGACAACGGCGTCCTCAGGCAGGGCGAGCGCGCGCAGGTGGAGGCGCTCTTCGTGGACCGCTTCCACGTGCCGCTCAAGACGGTGGACGCGCGCGAGCGCTTCCTGTCGAAGCTGGCCGGCGTGACGGATCCGGAGCAGAAGCGGAAGATCATCGGCCGGGAGTTCATCGCCGTGTTCGAGGAGGCCTCGCGCGACGTGCAGGACGCGGGCTTCCTGGCGCAGGGCACGCTGTACCCGGACGTCATCGAGTCCGTGTCCTGGAAGGGCCCCTCCGTCACCATCAAGAGCCACCACAACGTGGGCGGCCTGCCGGAGACGATGAAGCTCAAGCTGGTGGAGCCCCTGCGCGAGCTCTTCAAGGACGAGGTCCGCGCCCTGGGCCGCGAGCTGGGCCTGCCGGACGAGATGGTCTCCCGTCAGCCCTTCCCGGGCCCGGGCCTGGCCATCCGCGTGCTGGGCGAGGTGAACGAGAAGCGCCTGGACCTGGTGCGCCGCGCGGACGCCATCGTGCAGGAGGAGGTCCACAAGGCCGGCCTCTACAAGGAAGTGTGGCAGGCCTTCGCCGTGCTGCTGCCGGTGCAGAGCGTGGGCGTGATGGGCGACGAGCGCACCTACGAGTCCACCTGCGTGCTGCGCGCCGTCACCAGCGTGGACGGCATGACGGCGGACTGGGCGCGCATCCCGTACCCCATCCTGGAGAAGATCTCCTCGCGCATCACCAACGAGGTGCGCGGCATCAACCGCGTCGTCTACGACATCTCCTCCAAGCCGCCCGCCACCATCGAGTGGGAGTGA
- a CDS encoding DUF2268 domain-containing putative Zn-dependent protease (predicted Zn-dependent protease with a strongly conserved HExxH motif), whose protein sequence is MRLRPALLVVTTAAALCLEACASKRPVEAPPAVQDVVSTVDVDHFWEAYDAVRATTDPAEQLARFQTLYIDRGTPGLHSFMRARHYTARGYVDAIRDYPRFWDSVRPLTARAREAVSHVEPTLTRFRALYPALGPAEVYFAVGALKSSGTALDGRVLVGAELATGDEGVDVSELPPKLRDGLGTFFKSRPHQGMDLLIAHEAVHTRQKPPADVLVDWVVYEGVADFVAEQVTGRLPPLAYVTYGPQHDAELRERFREAQDATDTFAPWLWAGADNAFGVADVGYYVGYAVARAYHAKAADKQAALRRMIELDYADTAAVKTFVRESGYLP, encoded by the coding sequence ATGCGCCTCCGCCCCGCCCTGCTCGTCGTGACGACCGCCGCCGCCCTCTGCCTGGAGGCCTGCGCCTCGAAGCGCCCCGTGGAGGCCCCGCCGGCCGTCCAGGACGTGGTCTCCACGGTGGACGTGGACCACTTCTGGGAGGCCTATGACGCCGTGCGGGCCACGACGGACCCGGCCGAACAGCTCGCCCGCTTCCAGACGCTCTACATCGACCGGGGCACCCCGGGGCTGCACAGCTTCATGCGCGCCAGGCACTACACCGCCCGGGGCTACGTGGACGCCATCCGGGACTACCCCCGGTTCTGGGACTCGGTGCGGCCGCTGACGGCGCGGGCCCGGGAGGCGGTATCCCACGTCGAACCCACACTGACGCGCTTCCGCGCGCTCTACCCGGCCCTGGGACCCGCGGAGGTCTACTTCGCCGTCGGGGCGCTCAAGTCGAGCGGCACCGCGCTGGACGGCCGCGTGCTGGTGGGCGCGGAGCTGGCCACCGGCGACGAAGGGGTCGACGTCTCGGAGCTGCCGCCGAAGCTGCGCGACGGACTGGGCACCTTCTTCAAGAGCCGCCCCCACCAGGGCATGGACCTGCTCATCGCCCATGAGGCCGTGCACACCCGTCAGAAGCCGCCCGCCGACGTGCTGGTGGACTGGGTCGTCTACGAGGGCGTGGCGGACTTCGTGGCGGAGCAGGTCACCGGCCGGCTGCCCCCGCTGGCCTACGTCACCTACGGCCCCCAGCACGACGCCGAGCTGCGCGAGCGGTTCCGCGAGGCCCAGGACGCGACGGACACCTTCGCCCCCTGGCTCTGGGCGGGCGCGGACAACGCGTTCGGCGTGGCGGACGTGGGCTACTACGTGGGCTACGCGGTGGCTCGCGCCTACCATGCGAAGGCTGCGGACAAGCAGGCGGCGCTCCGGCGGATGATTGAACTGGACTACGCGGACACCGCCGCGGTGAAGACCTTCGTCAGGGAGAGCGGCTACCTGCCGTGA
- a CDS encoding phytanoyl-CoA dioxygenase family protein — protein MDARAEQFMRDGFIRIDHAFPREVADEARALLWKDTGCDPDKPATWTRPVIRLGMYTQKPFVDAANTPVLHEAFDELVGPGRWLPCRAMGTFPVRFPSPDDPGDTGWHIDVGFDFDKPDFMDWRANVASKGRALLMLFLFSDVGEDDAPTRIRVGSHQDIARLLGPAGEAGLTLRQLAANGFSESAHRREVLATGEAGTVYLCHPFLVHSAQAHRGTRPRFMAQPPLLPREPLSLARLPEDTSPVEEAIRRAVT, from the coding sequence ATGGACGCGCGCGCCGAGCAGTTCATGCGGGACGGCTTCATCCGGATCGACCACGCCTTCCCCCGTGAAGTCGCGGACGAGGCCCGGGCCCTCCTCTGGAAGGACACGGGCTGTGACCCGGACAAGCCCGCCACCTGGACCCGGCCCGTCATCCGCCTGGGCATGTACACGCAGAAGCCCTTCGTGGACGCCGCCAACACGCCTGTGCTGCACGAGGCGTTCGACGAACTCGTCGGTCCCGGCCGCTGGCTGCCGTGCCGGGCCATGGGCACGTTCCCGGTGCGCTTCCCGTCTCCGGACGACCCGGGCGACACGGGGTGGCACATCGACGTGGGCTTCGACTTCGACAAGCCGGACTTCATGGACTGGCGCGCCAACGTCGCCTCCAAGGGCCGGGCGCTGCTGATGCTCTTCCTCTTCTCCGACGTGGGCGAGGACGACGCGCCCACCCGCATCCGCGTGGGCTCGCACCAGGACATCGCCCGGCTCCTGGGCCCGGCGGGCGAGGCGGGCCTGACGCTCCGGCAGCTCGCGGCCAACGGCTTTTCGGAGTCCGCCCACCGGCGGGAGGTGCTGGCCACGGGAGAGGCGGGCACCGTCTACCTGTGCCACCCCTTCCTCGTGCACTCGGCACAGGCCCACCGGGGAACGCGGCCGCGCTTCATGGCGCAGCCGCCGCTCCTGCCCCGGGAGCCGTTGAGCCTGGCCCGGCTCCCGGAGGACACGTCGCCGGTGGAGGAGGCCATCCGGCGCGCGGTGACCTGA